The following proteins come from a genomic window of Maniola jurtina chromosome 15, ilManJurt1.1, whole genome shotgun sequence:
- the LOC123872730 gene encoding myosin heavy chain, muscle isoform X17, whose translation MPKAAVQEGEDPDPTPYLFVSLEQKRIDQSKPYDGKKACWVPDEKEGFVQGEIKATKGDLVTVTLPGGETKDFKKDLVGQVNPPKYEKCEDMSNLTYLNDASVLYNLKQRYYHKLIYTYSGLFCVAINPYKRFPVYTFRCAKLYRGKRRSEVPPHIFAISDGAYVNMLTNHENQSMLITGESGAGKTENTKKVIAYFATVGASSKKEQTTSDKKGSLEDQVVQTNPVLEAFGNAKTVRNDNSSRFGKFIRIHFGPSGKLAGADIETYLLEKARVISQQALERSYHIFYQMMSGSVKGLKDMCLLSNDIHDYYNVAQGKITIPNVDDGEECLLTDEAFDILGFTQEEKDNVYKITAAVMHMGCMKFKQRGREEQAEADGTEDGEKVAKLLGVDVQDLYKNLLKPRIKVGNEFVTQGRNKDQVTNSVGALCKGMFDRLFKWLVKKCNETLDTKQKRQHFIGVLDIAGFEIFDYNGFEQLCINFTNEKLQQFFNHHMFVLEQEEYKQEGINWTFIDFGMDLLACIDLIEKPMGILSILEEESMFPKATDQTFVEKLNNNHLGKSAPYLKPKPPKPGCQAAHFAIGHYAGNVGYNITGWLEKNKDPLNDTVVDQFKKGQNKLLVEIFADHPGQSGQPDAGGGGKGAGGKRAKGSAFQTVSSLYREQLNNLMTTLRSTQPHFVRCIIPNELKQAGLIDSHLVMHQLTCNGVLEGIRICRKGFPNRMVYPDFKLRYKILAPQAVEKESDPKKIAQVILDATGLDVESYRLGHTKVFFRAGVLGQMEELRDDRLSKIISWLQAYIRGYLSRKDFKKLQEQRLALQVVQRNLRKYLQLRTWPWWKLWQRVKPLLNVSRIEDEIAKLEEKAQKAQEAFEKEEKLRKEVEALNAKLLEEKANLLASLEGEKGSLSEIQDRANKLQAQKADVESQLRDTQDRLTQEEDARNQLFQAKKKLEQEVSGLKKDVEDLELSVQKSEQDKATKDHQIRNLNDEIAHQDELINKLNKEKKMQGESNQKTAEELQAAEDKVNHLNKVKQKLEQTLDELEDSLEREKKLRGDVEKQRRKVEGDLKLTQEAVADLERNKKELEQTVQRKDKEISSLTAKLEDEQSLVSKTQKQIKELQARIEELEEEVESERQARAKAEKQRADLARELEELGERLEEAGGATSAQIELNKKREAELSKLRRDLEEANIQHESTLANLRKKHNDAVAEMGEQLDQLNKLKSKAEKERAQYFSEVNDLRAGIDHLSNEKAASEKIIKQLQHQLNEVQNKADEANRTLNDLDAAKKKLSIENSDLLRQLEEAESQVSQLSKIKVSLTTQLEDTKRLADEEARERATLLGKFRNLEHDLDNIREQVEEEAEGKADLQRQLSKANAEAQLWRSKYESEGVARSEELEEAKRKLQARLAEAEETIESLNQKVVALEKTKQRLATEVEDLQLEVDRATAIANAAEKKQKAFDKIIGEWKLKVDDLAAELDASQKECRNYSTELFRLKGAYEEGQEQLEAVRRENKNLADEVKDLLDQIGEGGRNIHEIEKARKRLEAEKDELQAALEEAEAALEQEENKVLRAQLELSQVRQEIDRRIQEKEEEFENTRKNHQRALDSMQASLEAEAKGKAEALRMKKKLEADINELEIALDHANKANAEAQKNIKRYQGQIKDLQTALEEEQRARDDAREQLGISERRANALQNELEESRTLLEQADRARRQAEQELGDAHEQLNDLSAQNGSLSAAKRKLESELQTLHSDLDELLNEAKNSEEKAKKAMVDAARLADELRAEQEHAQTQEKLRKALEQQIKELQVRLDEAEANALKGGKKAIQKLEQRVRELENELDGEQRRHADAQKNLRKAERRIKELTFQGEEDRKNHERMQDLVDKLQQKIKTYKRQIEEAEEIAALNLAKFRKAQQELEEAEERADLAEQAISKFRGKGRAGSAARGVSPAPRSRPAFDGFGTFPPRFDLGPENDF comes from the exons CAACCACGAGAATCAATCTATGTTGattac CGGTGAGTCTGGTGCTGGTAAGACTGAGAACACGAAAAAGGTAATCGCGTACTTCGCCACCGTCGGTGCCTCCTCGAAGAAGGAGCAGACCACCAGCGACAAGAAGGGATCTCTGGAAGACCAGGTCGTACAAACTAACCCTGTGCTTGAAGCCTTCGGTAACGCCAAGACTGTCCGTAACGACAACTCCTCCCGTTTC GGTAAATTCATCCGTATTCACTTCGGACCCTCTGGAAAACTGGCTGGTGCCGATATTGAGAcct ATCTGCTAGAGAAGGCCCGTGTCATCTCCCAACAGGCGCTCGAGCGTTCTTACCACATCTTCTACCAGATGATGTCTGGCTCCGTCAAAGGACTTAAAG ACATGTGTTTGTTGTCAAACGACATTCACGATTACTATAACGTCGCCCAGGGTAAGATTACGATCCCCAACGTCGATGATGGTGAGGAATGCCTCTTGACAGAC GAAGCCTTCGACATCCTGGGCTTCACCCAGGAAGAGAAGGACAACGTATACAAGATCACCGCCGCTGTCATGCACATGGGCTGCATGAAGTTCAAGCAGAGGGGTCGCGAGGAACAGGCTGAGGCCGACGGCACTGAG GACGGCGAGAAAGTCGCCAAGCTCCTCGGTGTGGACGTCCAGGACTTGTACAAGAACCTGTTGAAGCCCCGCATCAAGGTCGGAAACGAGTTCGTGACCCAGGGTCGTAACAAGGACCAGGTCACCAACTCCGTGGGTGCTCTTTGCAAGGGCATGTTCGATCGTCTCTTCAAGTGGCTCGTCAAGAAGTGTAACGAGACCCTAGACACCAAGCAGAAGAGGCAGCACTTCATCGGTGTACTGGATATTGCTGGTTTCGAAATCTTCGAC TACAACGGTTTCGAGCAACTCTGCATTAACTTCACGAATGAGAAGCTGCAACAATTCTTTAACCACCACATGTTCGTCCTCGAACAAGAGGAGTACAAGCAGGAGGGCATCAACTGGACCTTCATCGATTTCGGGATGGACTTGCTCGCTTGTATCGATCTGATCGAAAAG CCTATGGGTATCCTCTCAATTCTTGAGGAAGAGTCTATGTTCCCGAAAGCCACTGATCAGACGTTCGTGGAGAAGTTGAACAACAACCACTTGGGCAAGTCTGCTCCTTACTTGAAGCCCAAGCCCCCCAAGCCTGGTTGCCAAGCCGCTCACTTCGCTATTGGTCATTACGCCGGTAAT GTCGGTTACAACATCACTGGCTGGCTTGAGAAGAACAAGGACCCTCTTAACGACACCGTAGTCGACCAGTTCAAGAAGGGCCAGAACAAACTGTTGGTAGAGATCTTCGCTGACCATCCTGGACAGTCCGGCCAGCCTGATGCCGGTGGCGGCGGCAAGG GCGCTGGTGGCAAGCGTGCTAAGGGTTCCGCCTTCCAGACCGTATCATCACTCTACAGG GAACAACTGAACAACTTGATGACAACGCTGAGGTCGACACAGCCTCACTTCGTGCGTTGTATCATTCCCAATGAATTGAAGCAGGCCG GTCTCATCGACTCTCACCTTGTGATGCACCAGCTCACCTGTAACGGTGTGCTGGAAGGCATCCGTATTTGCCGTAAAGGTTTCCCCAACAGGATGGTCTACCCTGACTTCAAGCTCCG CTACAAGATCCTCGCTCCTCAAGCTGTGGAAAAGGAATCTGACCCCAAGAAAATCGCTCAAGTCATCTTGGATGCCACAGGCTTGGATGTCGAGTCCTATCGTCTGGGCCACACCAAG GTATTCTTCCGCGCCGGTGTCCTGGGTCAGATGGAAGAGTTGCGTGATGACAGGCTCTCCAAGATCATATCTTGGCTCCAGGCCTACATCCGTGGTTACCTCTCCAGGAAGGACTTCAAGAAACTGCAAGAACAGAG ATTGGCCCTCCAAGTCGTCCAGCGCAACTTGCGCAAGTACCTCCAGCTGCGCACCTGGCCCTGGTGGAAGCTGTGGCAGAGGGTCAAGCCCCTGCTCAACGTCTCCCGCATCGAGGACGAGATCGCG AAACTGGAAGAGAAGGCACAGAAGGCCCAGGAAGCCTTCGAGAAGGAAGAGAAGCTTCGCAAGGAAGTCGAGGCCCTCAACGCCAAACTCCTCGAAGAGAAGGCAAACCTTCTGGCTTCTCTCGAAGGCGAGAAGGGCTCGCTCTCTGAAATCCAGGACCGCGCCAACAAGCTCCAGGCGCAGAAGGCTGACGTCGAGAGCCAACTTCGG GACACACAAGACCGCCTAACTCAAGAGGAGGATGCCCGTAACCAACTCTTCCAAGCCAAGAAGAAGTTGGAACAGGAAGTGTCCGGCTTGAAGAAGGATGTAGAAGATCTCGAACTTTCCGTCCAGAAGTCCGAACAAGACAAGGCCACCAAGGATCACCAGATCCGCAACTTGAACGATGAGATCGCCCACCAGGACGAGCTCATCAACAAGCTCAACAAGGAGAAGAAGATGCAAGGCGAGAGCAACCAGAAGACCGCGGAAGAGCTGCAAGCGGCTGAGGACAAGGTCAACCACCTCAACAAGGTCAAGCAGAAGCTCGAGCAGACCCTCGACGAGCTCGAGGACTCCTTGGAGCGCGAGAAGAAACTGCGTGGTGACGTCGAGAAGCAGAGGAGGAAGGTCGAGGGTGACCTCAAGCTCACCCAGGAAGCCGTCGCCGACCTCGAACGCAACAAGAAGGAGCTCGAACAGACCGTCCAGCGCAAGGACAAGGAAATCTCTTCCCTCACCGCCAAGCTCGAGGACGAACAGTCTCTCGTCAGCAAGACCCAGAAACAGATCAAGGAACTGCAAGCCCGCATCGAGGAATTGGAAGAGGAAGTCGAATCCGAACGCCAGGCCCGCGCTAAAGCCGAGAAGCAACGCGCCGATCTCGCTCGAGAACTCGAGGAGCTCGGTGAGCGTCTCGAGGAAGCCGGCGGCGCCACCTCTGCTCAGATCGAACTCAACAAGAAGCGCGAGGCTGAGCTCAGCAAACTCCGCCGCGACTTGGAAGAGGCCAACATCCAGCACGAGTCCACCCTCGCCAACCTCCGCAAGAAGCACAACGATGCCGTTGCTGAGATGGGCGAGCAGCTCGACCAGCTCAACAAACTTAAGTCCAA GGCTGAGAAAGAACGCGCTCAATACTTTAGCGAAGTCAATGACCTTCGCGCCGGTATCGACCACTTGTCCAACGAAAAG GCTGCCTCAGAAAAGATCATCAAGCAACTCCAACACCAGCTCAACGAGGTCCAGAACAAGGCTGATGAAGCTAACCGCACCCTCAATGACCTGGATGCCGCCAAGAAGAAGTTGTCCATCGAGAACTCTGACCTGCTCCGCCAGTTGGAGGAGGCCGAGTCCCAGGTGTCGCAGCTCTCCAAGATCAAGGTGTCGCTCACCACACAGTTGGAAGACACCAAGAGGCTCGCTGACGAAGAGGCCAGG gaACGCGCCACACTTCTTGGCAAGTTCCGTAACCTTGAACACGACTTGGACAACATCCGTGAGCAAGTGGAAGAGGAAGCCGAAGGCAAGGCTGACTTACAACGCCAGCTTTCCAAGGCTAACGCTGAAGCTCAATTATGGCGCTCCAAGTACGAGTCTGAGGGTGTCGCTCGCTCTGAGGAACTCGAGGAGGCCAAGCGCAAGCTCCAGGCCCGCCTCGCCGAAGCAGAGGAGACCATTGAATCCCTCAACCAGAAGGTCGTTGCCCTCGAAAAGACCAAGCAGCGTCTCGCTACCGAAGTGGAGGACCTGCAGCTCGAGGTCGACCGTGCCACCGCCATTGCCAATGCCGCTGAGAAGAAGCAAAAGGCCTTCGACAAAATCATTGGTGAATGGAAGCTCAAGGTTGACGACCTTGCCGCTGAACTCGATGCCAGCCAGAAGGAATGCCGCAACTACTCCACCGAACTGTTCCGCCTCAAGGGAGCTTACGAAGAAGGCCAGGAACAACTCGAGGCTGTCCGCCGCGAGAACAAAAACCTTGCCGACGAAGTTAAAGATTTACTGGACCAGATCGGTGAGGGTGGCCGCAACATTCACGAAATCGAGAAGGCCAGGAAGCGTCTCGAAGCCGAGAAGGACGAGCTCCAGGCTGCCCTCGAGGAGGCCGAAGCGGCCCTCGAACAGGAGGAGAACAAGGTCCTGCGTGCTCAGCTCGAGCTGTCCCAGGTCAGACAGGAGATTGACAGGAGGATCCAGGAGAAGGAAGAGGAATTCGAAAACACCCGCAAGAACCACCAACGCGCATTGGACTCCATGCAGGCTTCCCTCGAAGCCGAGGCTAAGGGCAAGGCGGAGGCCCTGCGCATGAAGAAGAAGCTCGAGGCTGACATCAATGAACTTGAAATCGCCCTCGACCATGCCAACAAGGCTAACGCTGAGGCTCAGAAGAACATCAAACGCTACCAGGGTCAAATCAAGGACCTCCAGACCGCATTAGAAGAGGAACAGCGTGCCCGTGACGATGCCCGCGAGCAGCTCGGTATCTCAGAGCGTCGCGCCAACGCCCTCCAGAACGAACTTGAGGAATCTCGTACACTTCTGGAACAGGCCGACCGCGCTCGTCGCCAGGCTGAACAGGAACTCGGCGATGCTCACGAACAGCTCAACGATCTCTCTGCACAGAACGGCTCACTCTCCGCTGCCAAGAGGAAACTCGAATCCGAACTCCAGACCCTACACTCCGACCTCGACGAGCTCCTCAACGAGGCTAAGAACTCCGAAGAGAAGGCGAAGAAGGCCATGGTGGACGCCGCCAGGCTCGCCGACGAGCTCCGCGCTGAGCAGGAGCACGCCCAGACACAGGAGAAACTCCGCAAAGCCCTCGAACAACAGATCAAGGAACTGCAGGTCAGGCTCGACGAGGCCGAGGCGAACGCGCTCAAGGGAGGCAAGAAGGCCATCCAGAAACTCGAACAGAGGGTACGAGAGCTGGAGAACGAGCTCGACGGTGAACAGAGAAGACACGCAGACGCACAGAAGAACCTGCGTAAGGCCGAGAGGCGTATCAAGGAACTGACTTTCCAGGGTGAGGAGGACCGCAAGAACCACGAGCGTATGCAGGACCTCGTCGACAAACTTCAGCAGAAGATCAAGACCTACAAGAGGCAGATCGAGGAAGCCGAAGAAATTGCCGCCCTCAACTTGGCCAAGTTCCGCAAGGCGCAACAGGAATTAGAGGAAGCCGAAGAAAGGGCAGACCTTGCCGAACAAGCGATCAGCAAATTCCGTGGCAAGGGACGCGCGGGATCCGCAGCGAGAGGAGTCAGTCCGGCG
- the LOC123872730 gene encoding myosin heavy chain, muscle isoform X13, with product MPKAAVQEGEDPDPTPYLFVSLEQKRIDQSKPYDGKKACWVPDEKEGFVQGEIKATKGDLVTVTLPGGETKDFKKDLVGQVNPPKYEKCEDMSNLTYLNDASVLYNLKQRYYHKLIYTYSGLFCVAINPYKRFPVYTFRCAKLYRGKRRSEVPPHIFAISDGAYVNMLTNHENQSMLITGESGAGKTENTKKVIAYFATVGASSKKEQTTSDKKGSLEDQVVQTNPVLEAFGNAKTVRNDNSSRFGKFIRIHFGPSGKLAGADIETYLLEKARVISQQALERSYHIFYQMMSGSVKGLKEICLLSNNVNDYNIVAQGKTVIPGVDDGEEMRLTDEAFDILGFTQEEKDNVYKITAAVMHMGCMKFKQRGREEQAEADGTEDGEKVAKLLGVDVQDLYKNLLKPRIKVGNEFVTQGRNKDQVTNSVGALCKGMFDRLFKWLVKKCNETLDTKQKRQHFIGVLDIAGFEIFDFNGFEQLCINFTNEKLQQFFNHHMFVLEQEEYQREGIHWEFIDFGMDLLACIDLIEKPMGILSILEEESMFPKATDQTFVEKLNNNHLGKSAPYLKPKPPKPGCQAAHFAIGHYAGNVGYNITGWLEKNKDPLNDTVVDQFKKGQNKLLVEIFADHPGQSGQPDAGGGGKGAGGKRAKGSAFQTVSSLYREQLNNLMTTLRSTQPHFVRCIIPNELKQAGLIDSHLVMHQLTCNGVLEGIRICRKGFPNRMVYPDFKLRYKILAPQAVEKESDPKKIAQVILDATGLDVESYRLGHTKVFFRAGVLGQMEELRDDRLSKIISWLQAYIRGYLSRKDFKKLQEQRLALQVVQRNLRKYLQLRTWPWWKLWQRVKPLLNVSRIEDEIAKLEEKAQKAQEAFEKEEKLRKEVEALNAKLLEEKANLLASLEGEKGSLSEIQDRANKLQAQKADVESQLRDTQDRLTQEEDARNQLFQAKKKLEQEVSGLKKDVEDLELSVQKSEQDKATKDHQIRNLNDEIAHQDELINKLNKEKKMQGESNQKTAEELQAAEDKVNHLNKVKQKLEQTLDELEDSLEREKKLRGDVEKQRRKVEGDLKLTQEAVADLERNKKELEQTVQRKDKEISSLTAKLEDEQSLVSKTQKQIKELQARIEELEEEVESERQARAKAEKQRADLARELEELGERLEEAGGATSAQIELNKKREAELSKLRRDLEEANIQHESTLANLRKKHNDAVAEMGEQLDQLNKLKSKAEHDRASCYNELNNTRAAIDQVAREKAASEKIIKQLQHQLNEVQNKADEANRTLNDLDAAKKKLSIENSDLLRQLEEAESQVSQLSKIKVSLTTQLEDTKRLADEEARERATLLGKFRNLEHDLDNIREQVEEEAEGKADLQRQLSKANAEAQLWRSKYESEGVARSEELEEAKRKLQARLAEAEETIESLNQKVVALEKTKQRLATEVEDLQLEVDRATAIANAAEKKQKAFDKIIGEWKLKVDDLAAELDASQKECRNYSTELFRLKGAYEEGQEQLEAVRRENKNLADEVKDLLDQIGEGGRNIHEIEKARKRLEAEKDELQAALEEAEAALEQEENKVLRAQLELSQVRQEIDRRIQEKEEEFENTRKNHQRALDSMQASLEAEAKGKAEALRMKKKLEADINELEIALDHANKANAEAQKNIKRYQGQIKDLQTALEEEQRARDDAREQLGISERRANALQNELEESRTLLEQADRARRQAEQELGDAHEQLNDLSAQNGSLSAAKRKLESELQTLHSDLDELLNEAKNSEEKAKKAMVDAARLADELRAEQEHAQTQEKLRKALEQQIKELQVRLDEAEANALKGGKKAIQKLEQRVRELENELDGEQRRHADAQKNLRKAERRIKELTFQGEEDRKNHERMQDLVDKLQQKIKTYKRQIEEAEEIAALNLAKFRKAQQELEEAEERADLAEQAISKFRGKGRAGSAARGVSPAPRSRPAFDGFGTFPPRFDLGPENDF from the exons CAACCACGAGAATCAATCTATGTTGattac CGGTGAGTCTGGTGCTGGTAAGACTGAGAACACGAAAAAGGTAATCGCGTACTTCGCCACCGTCGGTGCCTCCTCGAAGAAGGAGCAGACCACCAGCGACAAGAAGGGATCTCTGGAAGACCAGGTCGTACAAACTAACCCTGTGCTTGAAGCCTTCGGTAACGCCAAGACTGTCCGTAACGACAACTCCTCCCGTTTC GGTAAATTCATCCGTATTCACTTCGGACCCTCTGGAAAACTGGCTGGTGCCGATATTGAGAcct ATCTGCTAGAGAAGGCCCGTGTCATCTCCCAACAGGCGCTCGAGCGTTCTTACCACATCTTCTACCAGATGATGTCTGGCTCCGTCAAAGGACTTAAAG AAATCTGCCTTCTGTCCAACAACGTCAACGATTATAACATCGTGGCGCAAGGCAAGACCGTCATCCCGGGCGTTGACGACGGCGAGGAAATGAGACTTACCGAC GAAGCCTTCGACATCCTGGGCTTCACCCAGGAAGAGAAGGACAACGTATACAAGATCACCGCCGCTGTCATGCACATGGGCTGCATGAAGTTCAAGCAGAGGGGTCGCGAGGAACAGGCTGAGGCCGACGGCACTGAG GACGGCGAGAAAGTCGCCAAGCTCCTCGGTGTGGACGTCCAGGACTTGTACAAGAACCTGTTGAAGCCCCGCATCAAGGTCGGAAACGAGTTCGTGACCCAGGGTCGTAACAAGGACCAGGTCACCAACTCCGTGGGTGCTCTTTGCAAGGGCATGTTCGATCGTCTCTTCAAGTGGCTCGTCAAGAAGTGTAACGAGACCCTAGACACCAAGCAGAAGAGGCAGCACTTCATCGGTGTACTGGATATTGCTGGTTTCGAAATCTTCGAC TTCAATGGGTTCGAACAACTTTGTATTAACTTCACCAATGAGAAATTGCAACAATTCTTCAACCACCACATGTTTGTGTTGGAGCAAGAAGAGTACCAACGCGAAGGCATTCATTGGGAATTTATTGATTTCGGAATGGACTTACTGGCCTGCATTGACCTTATCGAAAAG CCTATGGGTATCCTCTCAATTCTTGAGGAAGAGTCTATGTTCCCGAAAGCCACTGATCAGACGTTCGTGGAGAAGTTGAACAACAACCACTTGGGCAAGTCTGCTCCTTACTTGAAGCCCAAGCCCCCCAAGCCTGGTTGCCAAGCCGCTCACTTCGCTATTGGTCATTACGCCGGTAAT GTCGGTTACAACATCACTGGCTGGCTTGAGAAGAACAAGGACCCTCTTAACGACACCGTAGTCGACCAGTTCAAGAAGGGCCAGAACAAACTGTTGGTAGAGATCTTCGCTGACCATCCTGGACAGTCCGGCCAGCCTGATGCCGGTGGCGGCGGCAAGG GCGCTGGTGGCAAGCGTGCTAAGGGTTCCGCCTTCCAGACCGTATCATCACTCTACAGG GAACAACTGAACAACTTGATGACAACGCTGAGGTCGACACAGCCTCACTTCGTGCGTTGTATCATTCCCAATGAATTGAAGCAGGCCG GTCTCATCGACTCTCACCTTGTGATGCACCAGCTCACCTGTAACGGTGTGCTGGAAGGCATCCGTATTTGCCGTAAAGGTTTCCCCAACAGGATGGTCTACCCTGACTTCAAGCTCCG CTACAAGATCCTCGCTCCTCAAGCTGTGGAAAAGGAATCTGACCCCAAGAAAATCGCTCAAGTCATCTTGGATGCCACAGGCTTGGATGTCGAGTCCTATCGTCTGGGCCACACCAAG GTATTCTTCCGCGCCGGTGTCCTGGGTCAGATGGAAGAGTTGCGTGATGACAGGCTCTCCAAGATCATATCTTGGCTCCAGGCCTACATCCGTGGTTACCTCTCCAGGAAGGACTTCAAGAAACTGCAAGAACAGAG ATTGGCCCTCCAAGTCGTCCAGCGCAACTTGCGCAAGTACCTCCAGCTGCGCACCTGGCCCTGGTGGAAGCTGTGGCAGAGGGTCAAGCCCCTGCTCAACGTCTCCCGCATCGAGGACGAGATCGCG AAACTGGAAGAGAAGGCACAGAAGGCCCAGGAAGCCTTCGAGAAGGAAGAGAAGCTTCGCAAGGAAGTCGAGGCCCTCAACGCCAAACTCCTCGAAGAGAAGGCAAACCTTCTGGCTTCTCTCGAAGGCGAGAAGGGCTCGCTCTCTGAAATCCAGGACCGCGCCAACAAGCTCCAGGCGCAGAAGGCTGACGTCGAGAGCCAACTTCGG GACACACAAGACCGCCTAACTCAAGAGGAGGATGCCCGTAACCAACTCTTCCAAGCCAAGAAGAAGTTGGAACAGGAAGTGTCCGGCTTGAAGAAGGATGTAGAAGATCTCGAACTTTCCGTCCAGAAGTCCGAACAAGACAAGGCCACCAAGGATCACCAGATCCGCAACTTGAACGATGAGATCGCCCACCAGGACGAGCTCATCAACAAGCTCAACAAGGAGAAGAAGATGCAAGGCGAGAGCAACCAGAAGACCGCGGAAGAGCTGCAAGCGGCTGAGGACAAGGTCAACCACCTCAACAAGGTCAAGCAGAAGCTCGAGCAGACCCTCGACGAGCTCGAGGACTCCTTGGAGCGCGAGAAGAAACTGCGTGGTGACGTCGAGAAGCAGAGGAGGAAGGTCGAGGGTGACCTCAAGCTCACCCAGGAAGCCGTCGCCGACCTCGAACGCAACAAGAAGGAGCTCGAACAGACCGTCCAGCGCAAGGACAAGGAAATCTCTTCCCTCACCGCCAAGCTCGAGGACGAACAGTCTCTCGTCAGCAAGACCCAGAAACAGATCAAGGAACTGCAAGCCCGCATCGAGGAATTGGAAGAGGAAGTCGAATCCGAACGCCAGGCCCGCGCTAAAGCCGAGAAGCAACGCGCCGATCTCGCTCGAGAACTCGAGGAGCTCGGTGAGCGTCTCGAGGAAGCCGGCGGCGCCACCTCTGCTCAGATCGAACTCAACAAGAAGCGCGAGGCTGAGCTCAGCAAACTCCGCCGCGACTTGGAAGAGGCCAACATCCAGCACGAGTCCACCCTCGCCAACCTCCGCAAGAAGCACAACGATGCCGTTGCTGAGATGGGCGAGCAGCTCGACCAGCTCAACAAACTTAAGTCCAA GGCTGAACATGATCGCGCGTCTTGCTACAACGAGCTTAACAACACACGCGCGGCCATTGACCAAGTCGCGAGAGAGAAG GCTGCCTCAGAAAAGATCATCAAGCAACTCCAACACCAGCTCAACGAGGTCCAGAACAAGGCTGATGAAGCTAACCGCACCCTCAATGACCTGGATGCCGCCAAGAAGAAGTTGTCCATCGAGAACTCTGACCTGCTCCGCCAGTTGGAGGAGGCCGAGTCCCAGGTGTCGCAGCTCTCCAAGATCAAGGTGTCGCTCACCACACAGTTGGAAGACACCAAGAGGCTCGCTGACGAAGAGGCCAGG gaACGCGCCACACTTCTTGGCAAGTTCCGTAACCTTGAACACGACTTGGACAACATCCGTGAGCAAGTGGAAGAGGAAGCCGAAGGCAAGGCTGACTTACAACGCCAGCTTTCCAAGGCTAACGCTGAAGCTCAATTATGGCGCTCCAAGTACGAGTCTGAGGGTGTCGCTCGCTCTGAGGAACTCGAGGAGGCCAAGCGCAAGCTCCAGGCCCGCCTCGCCGAAGCAGAGGAGACCATTGAATCCCTCAACCAGAAGGTCGTTGCCCTCGAAAAGACCAAGCAGCGTCTCGCTACCGAAGTGGAGGACCTGCAGCTCGAGGTCGACCGTGCCACCGCCATTGCCAATGCCGCTGAGAAGAAGCAAAAGGCCTTCGACAAAATCATTGGTGAATGGAAGCTCAAGGTTGACGACCTTGCCGCTGAACTCGATGCCAGCCAGAAGGAATGCCGCAACTACTCCACCGAACTGTTCCGCCTCAAGGGAGCTTACGAAGAAGGCCAGGAACAACTCGAGGCTGTCCGCCGCGAGAACAAAAACCTTGCCGACGAAGTTAAAGATTTACTGGACCAGATCGGTGAGGGTGGCCGCAACATTCACGAAATCGAGAAGGCCAGGAAGCGTCTCGAAGCCGAGAAGGACGAGCTCCAGGCTGCCCTCGAGGAGGCCGAAGCGGCCCTCGAACAGGAGGAGAACAAGGTCCTGCGTGCTCAGCTCGAGCTGTCCCAGGTCAGACAGGAGATTGACAGGAGGATCCAGGAGAAGGAAGAGGAATTCGAAAACACCCGCAAGAACCACCAACGCGCATTGGACTCCATGCAGGCTTCCCTCGAAGCCGAGGCTAAGGGCAAGGCGGAGGCCCTGCGCATGAAGAAGAAGCTCGAGGCTGACATCAATGAACTTGAAATCGCCCTCGACCATGCCAACAAGGCTAACGCTGAGGCTCAGAAGAACATCAAACGCTACCAGGGTCAAATCAAGGACCTCCAGACCGCATTAGAAGAGGAACAGCGTGCCCGTGACGATGCCCGCGAGCAGCTCGGTATCTCAGAGCGTCGCGCCAACGCCCTCCAGAACGAACTTGAGGAATCTCGTACACTTCTGGAACAGGCCGACCGCGCTCGTCGCCAGGCTGAACAGGAACTCGGCGATGCTCACGAACAGCTCAACGATCTCTCTGCACAGAACGGCTCACTCTCCGCTGCCAAGAGGAAACTCGAATCCGAACTCCAGACCCTACACTCCGACCTCGACGAGCTCCTCAACGAGGCTAAGAACTCCGAAGAGAAGGCGAAGAAGGCCATGGTGGACGCCGCCAGGCTCGCCGACGAGCTCCGCGCTGAGCAGGAGCACGCCCAGACACAGGAGAAACTCCGCAAAGCCCTCGAACAACAGATCAAGGAACTGCAGGTCAGGCTCGACGAGGCCGAGGCGAACGCGCTCAAGGGAGGCAAGAAGGCCATCCAGAAACTCGAACAGAGGGTACGAGAGCTGGAGAACGAGCTCGACGGTGAACAGAGAAGACACGCAGACGCACAGAAGAACCTGCGTAAGGCCGAGAGGCGTATCAAGGAACTGACTTTCCAGGGTGAGGAGGACCGCAAGAACCACGAGCGTATGCAGGACCTCGTCGACAAACTTCAGCAGAAGATCAAGACCTACAAGAGGCAGATCGAGGAAGCCGAAGAAATTGCCGCCCTCAACTTGGCCAAGTTCCGCAAGGCGCAACAGGAATTAGAGGAAGCCGAAGAAAGGGCAGACCTTGCCGAACAAGCGATCAGCAAATTCCGTGGCAAGGGACGCGCGGGATCCGCAGCGAGAGGAGTCAGTCCGGCG